The following proteins are encoded in a genomic region of Drosophila miranda strain MSH22 chromosome 4, D.miranda_PacBio2.1, whole genome shotgun sequence:
- the LOC108162430 gene encoding rho guanine nucleotide exchange factor 7 isoform X3, with protein sequence MHVINAYHTHEHRTVVFVVFSLKINIKSGSSCLNSLSNPVQTQSNPDESERAREPKMEHPLVVQAEYSFMGSNNDELCFKKGDIITVTQREDGGWWEGTLNDKTGWFPSNYVNECKAQLPLAETIRPPEEIQEYRSVVLKDLLDSERAHVAELQGLLENFLEPMQQTQILNQDEYAQLMCNFVEIVRTHEELLLQIEECNDRVGKLFLTSAPLMKKVHQAYCAAHPKAIVILDKYKDDLEKYMERQGAATPGLLVLTTGLSKPFRRLDKYSAMLQELERHMESSHPDRGDTQRSVAVYKDIAATCSATRRQKELELQVLTGPVRGWQGQELSTLGDIIHMGSVAVGADHRDRYFVLFPQTLLILSVSQRMSAFIYEGKLPLTGIIVHRLEDTDAIKNAFEISSPLIDRIVAVCQGPSEANKWVELLNANNPSLPMGIKRQLSNLSNSSLGQLNAAHMSPPSSHSLLLPPQPGSRQQAPSGPPGIGSANSSAGNSLQGSPATNSMSQHKRSQSFNHHLSYNQYTHTQPPPHLLHPPQPPSLPSHLGAAGHRSSSAQTPSSKTAPGPAPATDGSPAAQQAAAAAGTTGGPSARKGSTKANWTISCLRPTPPLRPSLLNTSSGGGGGSGGGSSSSSNALASYCSGRKNQPTFEEDALVLRVFEAYCAAYQNSARNTIHSVLQPWTPCLPIRGGKLKTSKTFSTSNPQLPFIANATYLNQAQHQQQQQHQHHQQQQQQSRQHSAGSLNSSFIWREASPNNFNLYSSSVSSSLNAAPGQRYSITGAGGGSPSIKDYQRALSEERATRKSLNRLKSGFGSGYDNVCTSPLLPRKNKPAPKLVAQQSYQRSGGTTTIVKPNPDGTAAHPGLYDRRLNRSFETSTSHRYAGYGAGYLMNCGGALRTSTLQRSTPQLAGAERSDDSDVERGDHGCASLLRNGAGPASLELNSDGTKRQSGSWCCGLENEDMTPTLRQLWTAIRQMQQDMSQIKLQINEERALRADLQQLLMQHLETSSVSSGANTPKC encoded by the exons CTTAAGCAATCCAGTGCAGACCCAGAGCAACCctgacgagagcgagagagccagagagccGAAGATGGAGCATCCACTGGTAGTGCAGGCCGAGTACTCCTTCATGGGCAGCAACAACGACGAGCTGTGCTTCAAGAAGGGCGACATCATCACAGTCACCCAGCGCGAGGACGGCGGCTGGTGGGAGGGCACGCTGAACGACAAGACTGGCTGGTTTCCCAGCAACTACGTGAACGAGTGCAAGGCCCAGCTGCCGCTGGCCGAGACCATACGTCCGCCGGAGGAGATACAGGAGTATCGCTCGGTGGTGCTCAAGGACCTCCTCGACTCGGAGCGGGCCCATGTGGCGGAACTGCAGGGCCTGCTCGAGAACTTCCTTGAGCCCATGCAACAGACCCAAAT TCTCAACCAGGACGAGTACGCCCAGCTGATGTGCAACTTTGTGGAGATTGTGCGGACACACGAGGAGCTGCTCCTGCAGATCGAGGAGTGCAACGACCGCGTGGGCAAGCTGTTCCTCACCAGCGCCCCCCTCATGAAGAAGGTCCACCAGGCCTACTGTGCAGCCCATCCCAAAGCCATAGTCATATTGGATAAGTACAA GGATGACCTCGAGAAGTACATGGAACGCCAGGGGGCGGCCACGCCAGGGCTGTTGGTGCTCACCACGGGCCTCTCGAAGCCCTTCCGGCGGCTGGACAAGTACTCAGCCATGCTGCAGGAGCTGGAGCGGCACATGGAGAGCAGCCACCCCGACCGAGGCGACACTCAGCGCAGTGTGGCCGTTTACAAGGACATTGCGGCCACCTGCTCGGCCACGCGGCGCCAGaaggagctggagctgcagGTTCTGACAGGGCCAGTGCGCGGCTGGCAGGGCCAGGAGCTGAGTACTCTGGGCGACATCATACACATGGGCAGCGTGGCCGTGGGCGCTGACCATCGGGACCGCTACTTTGTGCTGTTCCCCCAGACGCTGCTCATCCTGAGTGTTAGTCAGCGCATGAGCGCCTTCATCTACGAG GGCAAACTGCCGCTCACTGGCATCATCGTTCACCGCCTGGAGGACACGGACGCCATCAAGAACGCCTTCGAGATCAGCAGCCCCCTGATCGACCGCATAGTGGCGGTCTGCCAGGGACCCAGCGAGGCCAACAAGTGGGTGGAGCTGCTGAACGCCAACAACCCCAGTCTGCCGATGGGCATCAAGCGGCAGCTGAGCAACCTGAGCAACTCCTCTCTGGGGCAGCTGAATGCGGCGCAC ATGTCTCCGCCATCGAGCCACagcctgctgctgcctccgCAGCCAGGAAGCCGTCAGCAGGCGCCGTCCGGTCCGCCAGGCATCGGGAGCGCGAACAGCAGCGCGGGCAACAGCCTGCAGGGCTCCCCAGCCACCAACTCGATGTCACAACACAAACGGAGCCAGTCCTTCAACCACCACCTGAGCTACAACCAGTACACGCACACTCAGCCTCCACCACATCTTCTGCATCCACCACAACCACCAAGTCTGCCAAGTCATCTGGGGGCGGCCGGCCACAGATCAAGTTCAGCCCAGACACCAAGCAGCAAGACAGCCCCGGGCCCAGCACCAGCCACGGACGGCAGCCCGGCGGcccagcaggcagcagcagcagcgggaaCAACGGGGGGGCCAAGCGCAAGGAAAGGAAGCACAAAGG CTAACTGGACCATCAGCTGTTTGCGTCCTACGCCGCCGCTGCGCCCCAGTTTGTTGAATACCTCCAGCGGCGGAggcggtggcagtggcggcggcagcagcagttcCTCCAACGCCCTGGCCAGCTACTGCAGCGGACGAAAGAACCAGCCCACCTTCGAGGAGGATGCCCTGGTGCTGCGCGTCTTCGAGGCCTACTGCGCCGCCTACCAGAACAGCGCCAGGAACACCATACACTCGG TCTTGCAACCCTGGACTCCGTGCCTGCCCATACGCGGCGGCAAGCTGAAAACGAGCAAGACCTTCTCGACCTCCAATCCTCAGCTGCCTTTCATAGCCAATGCCACCTACCTCAACCAGgcacagcaccagcagcagcagcaacaccagcaccatcaacagcagcagcaacagagcCGCCAGCACTCGGCAGGAAGCCTGAACTCCTCGTTCATTTGGCGGGAGGCCAGCCCGAACAACTTCAACCTTTACTCCAGTTCGGTGTCCTCCTCGTTGAACGCGGCCCCTGGGCAGCGCTACTCCATCACAGGGGCGGGCGGAGGCTCGCCCTCGATCAAGGACTACCAGCGAGCTCTGTCCGAGGAACGGGCCACCAGGAAGTCCCTGAACCGACTCAAGAGCGGCTTCGGCTCTGGCTACGACAACGTATGCACTTCGCCCTTGTTGCCTAGGAAAAACAAGCCCGCCCCCAAGCTAGTAGCCCAGCAATCGTATCAGAGATCGGGCGGCACCACCACCATTGTGAAGCCGAATCCTGATGGAACCGCTGCCCATCCCGGACTCTACGACCGGCGGTTGAACCGATCCTTCGAGACCTCCACCTCCCACCGCTATGCCGGCTACGGGGCTGGCTACCTGATGAACTGCGGCGGGGCCCTGCGCACCAGCACCCTCCAGCGGAGCACGCCGCAGCTGGCCGGAGCCGAGCGGTCGGACGACAGCGATGTGGAGCGCGGGGACCACGGATGTGCCTCACTGCTGCGCAACGGAGCGGGTCCGGCCTCCCTGGAGCTGAACTCTGACGGTACCAAGCGGCAGTCGGGCAGCTGGTGTTGCG GCCTTGAGAACGAGGACATGACACCGACGTTGCGCCAGCTCTGGACCGCCATCCGCCAGATGCAGCAGGACATGTCCCAGATCAAGCTGCAGATCAACGAGGAGCGGGCCCTGCGCGCCGacctccagcagctgctcaTGCAGCACCTGGAGACGAGCAGCGTGAGCAGCGGGGCCAACACCCCCAAGTGTTGA
- the LOC108162430 gene encoding uncharacterized protein LOC108162430 isoform X1, translating into MHVINAYHTHEHRTVVFVVFSLKINIKSGSSCLNSLSNPVQTQSNPDESERAREPKMEHPLVVQAEYSFMGSNNDELCFKKGDIITVTQREDGGWWEGTLNDKTGWFPSNYVNECKAQLPLAETIRPPEEIQEYRSVVLKDLLDSERAHVAELQGLLENFLEPMQQTQILNQDEYAQLMCNFVEIVRTHEELLLQIEECNDRVGKLFLTSAPLMKKVHQAYCAAHPKAIVILDKYKDDLEKYMERQGAATPGLLVLTTGLSKPFRRLDKYSAMLQELERHMESSHPDRGDTQRSVAVYKDIAATCSATRRQKELELQVLTGPVRGWQGQELSTLGDIIHMGSVAVGADHRDRYFVLFPQTLLILSVSQRMSAFIYEGKLPLTGIIVHRLEDTDAIKNAFEISSPLIDRIVAVCQGPSEANKWVELLNANNPSLPMGIKRQLSNLSNSSLGQLNAAHLSQHLDSRGYCTRFSLCAYYSSPSSGANARPMRTTLPPSNYPPTAPYANLSAHFARLVRAGGLRSAIVKMLLYPQARQSIDLMRIALRKKRCHKAAAKLKDLNGNGETGESGQSGQSELERQDAIELPTDSESFEDEFDDEYLHSCDSDPFEYVQFYQNKRNDSDSLWNSTGTFVDHGGVSRRHCSSINLIKLDSLDADEVLAQNELKKESLVIGSRALRALARKSLNRNSSVHTSTATLELGAGGSITRCVEEDPMLLPKFSLQQQSSDASSMYAGRLGGAFTACENLASMPDDLSLTQGQGAQEAPVPLPASPTERHSMPSIFVGNRFNLSKNTEVYVPTWKDRQDMQNQSVDGQPEDGVHSSSLDLPAACLTAPDKMQAELLYNFDDDLASLESPLQLQLQRETLPFQSHNLNSDKRVSHKSDSPSSGNPQRDSNQAARSISTTELCIETASKKREPDPERSRDSIRRCISYQFLQMSNRPPPPNPPRRDPDLHLHSKCRCCESSQCPSPRSSDSGMAGSCTIASPDPPNPESYFPMAATDQDVPDSAESERFDVCGMFREKFLTPEATQEEAEAETVDELPEEPTTPTNRKASGENASVVSSTQIQVNTRSIFLPCSSSMDETTRTTPANDPLISSSSVGQLDTEPRATFRSGMYAHWWKKERLPPEVVRGIAHAYNKSLPSVHDSKDSGSVCSSCFCSFEASGYSEGALYCSVCQNCVDYYNGSTTSTTNTTTTTASASSGCPLCSEDEAPTNSCPSTRLSAARGAYASEPAYSSSLDCPICAARVAFAGEEDVSAIEPQPAAASAARKPSAGAVRSARHREREQQRGQQPAGLPSHQLDVTTQTEPVLQPPPELQPVHAHSASTTSSASTTTTKSAKSSGGGRPQIKFSPDTKQQDSPGPSTSHGRQPGGPAGSSSSGNNGGAKRKERKHKG; encoded by the exons CTTAAGCAATCCAGTGCAGACCCAGAGCAACCctgacgagagcgagagagccagagagccGAAGATGGAGCATCCACTGGTAGTGCAGGCCGAGTACTCCTTCATGGGCAGCAACAACGACGAGCTGTGCTTCAAGAAGGGCGACATCATCACAGTCACCCAGCGCGAGGACGGCGGCTGGTGGGAGGGCACGCTGAACGACAAGACTGGCTGGTTTCCCAGCAACTACGTGAACGAGTGCAAGGCCCAGCTGCCGCTGGCCGAGACCATACGTCCGCCGGAGGAGATACAGGAGTATCGCTCGGTGGTGCTCAAGGACCTCCTCGACTCGGAGCGGGCCCATGTGGCGGAACTGCAGGGCCTGCTCGAGAACTTCCTTGAGCCCATGCAACAGACCCAAAT TCTCAACCAGGACGAGTACGCCCAGCTGATGTGCAACTTTGTGGAGATTGTGCGGACACACGAGGAGCTGCTCCTGCAGATCGAGGAGTGCAACGACCGCGTGGGCAAGCTGTTCCTCACCAGCGCCCCCCTCATGAAGAAGGTCCACCAGGCCTACTGTGCAGCCCATCCCAAAGCCATAGTCATATTGGATAAGTACAA GGATGACCTCGAGAAGTACATGGAACGCCAGGGGGCGGCCACGCCAGGGCTGTTGGTGCTCACCACGGGCCTCTCGAAGCCCTTCCGGCGGCTGGACAAGTACTCAGCCATGCTGCAGGAGCTGGAGCGGCACATGGAGAGCAGCCACCCCGACCGAGGCGACACTCAGCGCAGTGTGGCCGTTTACAAGGACATTGCGGCCACCTGCTCGGCCACGCGGCGCCAGaaggagctggagctgcagGTTCTGACAGGGCCAGTGCGCGGCTGGCAGGGCCAGGAGCTGAGTACTCTGGGCGACATCATACACATGGGCAGCGTGGCCGTGGGCGCTGACCATCGGGACCGCTACTTTGTGCTGTTCCCCCAGACGCTGCTCATCCTGAGTGTTAGTCAGCGCATGAGCGCCTTCATCTACGAG GGCAAACTGCCGCTCACTGGCATCATCGTTCACCGCCTGGAGGACACGGACGCCATCAAGAACGCCTTCGAGATCAGCAGCCCCCTGATCGACCGCATAGTGGCGGTCTGCCAGGGACCCAGCGAGGCCAACAAGTGGGTGGAGCTGCTGAACGCCAACAACCCCAGTCTGCCGATGGGCATCAAGCGGCAGCTGAGCAACCTGAGCAACTCCTCTCTGGGGCAGCTGAATGCGGCGCAC CTCAGCCAGCACTTGGATTCGCGTGGCTACTGCACGCGGTTCTCGCTCTGCGCGTACTACTCCAGCCCGTCCAGTGGGGCCAATGCCCGACCAATGCGCACGACGCTCCCGCCCAGCAACTATCCGCCCACGGCGCCCTATGCGAACCTCAGTGCGCACTTTGCCAGGCTGGTTAGGGCCGGAGGACTGAGGAGTGCGATTGTCAAGATGCTGCTGTACCCACAGGCTCGCCAGAGCATCGATCTCATGCGCATTGCCCTGCGCAAGAAGCGCTGCCACAAGGCGGCTGCCAAGCTCAAGGATCTCAATGGAAACGGGGAAACGGGGGAGTCTGGGCAGTCGGGGCAGTCGGAGCTGGAGCGGCAGGACGCCATTGAGTTGCCCACAGACTCGGAGAGCTTTGAGGACGAGTTCGATGACGAGTACCTTCATTCCTGCGACTCGGATCCGTTCGAATACGTTCAGTTTTACCAGAACAAGAGGAACGATTCCGATTCCCTTTGGAACTCCACTGGCACTTTCGTGGACCATGGAGGGGTGTCCAGGAGACACTGTTCCTCCATCAATCTCATCAAGCTGGATTCCCTTGATGCCGACGAGGTTCTGGCCCAGAACGAGCTGAAAAAGGAGTCGCTTGTCATTGGATCCAGGGCTCTGCGGGCACTGGCTCGCAAATCGTTGAATCGGAACTCCAGCGTTCACACTTCCACGGCCACCCTGGAGCTGGGCGCCGGCGGCAGTATTACGAGATGTGTTGAAGAGGATCCAATGCTCCTCCCGAAGTTCTCCCTTCAGCAGCAGAGCTCCGACGCCAGTTCCATGTATGCGGGCCGCCTGGGCGGGGCCTTTACGGCGTGCGAGAACCTGGCCAGCATGCCCGATGATCTCAGCCTCACCCAAGGGCAGGGCGCGCAGGAGGCACCCGTTCCTCTTCCTGCCTCTCCGACGGAGCGGCACAGCATGCCAAGCATTTTCGTGGGCAACCGGTTCAATCTGTCGAAGAACACAGAGGTCTATGTGCCCACGTGGAAGGATCGGCAGGACATGCAGAACCAGAGCGTAGATGGGCAGCCAGAGGACGGCGTGCACTCCAGCTCCCTGGATCTTCCCGCTGCGTGTCTCACCGCTCCCGACAAGATGCAAGCGGAGCTGCTCTACAACTTCGACGACGATCTGGCGTCCCTGGAGAGTCCGCTGCAGTTGCAGCTGCAGCGCGAAACCCTGCCCTTCCAGAGCCACAATCTCAACTCGGATAAGAGGGTCTCCCACAAGAGTGACAGTCCCTCGTCAGGCAACCCTCAAAGAGATTCCAATCAGGCGGCGCGGAGCATCTCAACGACCGAGCTGTGCATCGAGACCGCCTCCAAGAAGCGCGAACCCGACCCAGAGCGCAGCAGGGACTCCATTAGACGCTGCATAAGCTATCAGTTTCTGCAGATGTCCAACCGGCCTCCGCCGCCAAACCCGCCTCGTCGGGATCCAGATCTCCATTTGCACTCGAAGTGCCGCTGCTGCGAGAGCTCCCAGTGCCCCAGTCCGCGCTCCAGTGACAGCGGCATGGCCGGAAGCTGCACCATAGCCTCGCCAGACCCCCCCAATCCCGAGTCCTATTTTCCAATGGCCGCCACTGACCAGGATGTCCCTGACAGCGCGGAGTCCGAGCGCTTCGATGTGTGCGGCATGTTCCGGGAGAAGTTTCTGACACCAGAGGCCACGCaggaagaggcagaggcggaGACAGTCGACGAGCTGCCAGAAGAGCCGACCACACCTACGAACCGAAAGGCATCCGGGGAAAATGCTTCTGTCGTCAGTTCAACGCAGATTCAAGTGAATACCAGGAGTATTTTCCTGCCCTGCAGCTCCAGCATGGACGAGACCACGAGAACCACTCCGGCAAACGATCCCCTGATCAGCTCCAGCTCAGTGGGGCAGCTGGACACGGAACCACGCGCCACGTTCCGCTCTGGGATGTACGCGCACTGGTGGAAGAAGGAGCGGCTACCCCCGGAGGTGGTGCGGGGCATAGCCCACGCCTACAACAAGAGTCTGCCGTCGGTGCATGACAGCAAGGACTCGGGATCCGTGTGCTCCAGCTGCTTCTGCTCCTTCGAAGCCAGCGGATACAGTGAGGGAGCCCTCTACTGCTCCGTGTGCCAGAACTGCGTGGACTACTACAACGGgagcaccaccagcaccaccaacaccaccaccacgaCGGCATCCGCCTCCTCTGGCTGTCCCCTGTGCAGCGAGGATGAGGCGCCGACCAACAGCTGCCCGTCGACCCGCCTGTCCGCCGCTCGCGGGGCGTATGCCAGCGAGCCGGCCTACTCCTCCTCGCTCGACTGTCCCATTTGTGCGGCGCGCGTGGCTTTCGCGGGCGAAGAAG ATGTCTCCGCCATCGAGCCACagcctgctgctgcctccgCAGCCAGGAAGCCGTCAGCAGGCGCCGTCCGGTCCGCCAGGCATCGGGAGCGCGAACAGCAGCGCGGGCAACAGCCTGCAGGGCTCCCCAGCCACCAACTCGATGTCACAACACAAACGGAGCCAGTCCTTCAACCACCACCTGAGCTACAACCAGTACACGCACACTCAGCCTCCACCACATCTTCTGCATCCACCACAACCACCAAGTCTGCCAAGTCATCTGGGGGCGGCCGGCCACAGATCAAGTTCAGCCCAGACACCAAGCAGCAAGACAGCCCCGGGCCCAGCACCAGCCACGGACGGCAGCCCGGCGGcccagcaggcagcagcagcagcgggaaCAACGGGGGGGCCAAGCGCAAGGAAAGGAAGCACAAAGG CTAA
- the LOC108162430 gene encoding rho guanine nucleotide exchange factor 7 isoform X4, which yields MEHPLVVQAEYSFMGSNNDELCFKKGDIITVTQREDGGWWEGTLNDKTGWFPSNYVNECKAQLPLAETIRPPEEIQEYRSVVLKDLLDSERAHVAELQGLLENFLEPMQQTQILNQDEYAQLMCNFVEIVRTHEELLLQIEECNDRVGKLFLTSAPLMKKVHQAYCAAHPKAIVILDKYKDDLEKYMERQGAATPGLLVLTTGLSKPFRRLDKYSAMLQELERHMESSHPDRGDTQRSVAVYKDIAATCSATRRQKELELQVLTGPVRGWQGQELSTLGDIIHMGSVAVGADHRDRYFVLFPQTLLILSVSQRMSAFIYEGKLPLTGIIVHRLEDTDAIKNAFEISSPLIDRIVAVCQGPSEANKWVELLNANNPSLPMGIKRQLSNLSNSSLGQLNAAHMSPPSSHSLLLPPQPGSRQQAPSGPPGIGSANSSAGNSLQGSPATNSMSQHKRSQSFNHHLSYNQYTHTQPPPHLLHPPQPPSLPSHLGAAGHRSSSAQTPSSKTAPGPAPATDGSPAAQQAAAAAGTTGGPSARKGSTKANWTISCLRPTPPLRPSLLNTSSGGGGGSGGGSSSSSNALASYCSGRKNQPTFEEDALVLRVFEAYCAAYQNSARNTIHSGLENEDMTPTLRQLWTAIRQMQQDMSQIKLQINEERALRADLQQLLMQHLETSSVSSGANTPKC from the exons ATGGAGCATCCACTGGTAGTGCAGGCCGAGTACTCCTTCATGGGCAGCAACAACGACGAGCTGTGCTTCAAGAAGGGCGACATCATCACAGTCACCCAGCGCGAGGACGGCGGCTGGTGGGAGGGCACGCTGAACGACAAGACTGGCTGGTTTCCCAGCAACTACGTGAACGAGTGCAAGGCCCAGCTGCCGCTGGCCGAGACCATACGTCCGCCGGAGGAGATACAGGAGTATCGCTCGGTGGTGCTCAAGGACCTCCTCGACTCGGAGCGGGCCCATGTGGCGGAACTGCAGGGCCTGCTCGAGAACTTCCTTGAGCCCATGCAACAGACCCAAAT TCTCAACCAGGACGAGTACGCCCAGCTGATGTGCAACTTTGTGGAGATTGTGCGGACACACGAGGAGCTGCTCCTGCAGATCGAGGAGTGCAACGACCGCGTGGGCAAGCTGTTCCTCACCAGCGCCCCCCTCATGAAGAAGGTCCACCAGGCCTACTGTGCAGCCCATCCCAAAGCCATAGTCATATTGGATAAGTACAA GGATGACCTCGAGAAGTACATGGAACGCCAGGGGGCGGCCACGCCAGGGCTGTTGGTGCTCACCACGGGCCTCTCGAAGCCCTTCCGGCGGCTGGACAAGTACTCAGCCATGCTGCAGGAGCTGGAGCGGCACATGGAGAGCAGCCACCCCGACCGAGGCGACACTCAGCGCAGTGTGGCCGTTTACAAGGACATTGCGGCCACCTGCTCGGCCACGCGGCGCCAGaaggagctggagctgcagGTTCTGACAGGGCCAGTGCGCGGCTGGCAGGGCCAGGAGCTGAGTACTCTGGGCGACATCATACACATGGGCAGCGTGGCCGTGGGCGCTGACCATCGGGACCGCTACTTTGTGCTGTTCCCCCAGACGCTGCTCATCCTGAGTGTTAGTCAGCGCATGAGCGCCTTCATCTACGAG GGCAAACTGCCGCTCACTGGCATCATCGTTCACCGCCTGGAGGACACGGACGCCATCAAGAACGCCTTCGAGATCAGCAGCCCCCTGATCGACCGCATAGTGGCGGTCTGCCAGGGACCCAGCGAGGCCAACAAGTGGGTGGAGCTGCTGAACGCCAACAACCCCAGTCTGCCGATGGGCATCAAGCGGCAGCTGAGCAACCTGAGCAACTCCTCTCTGGGGCAGCTGAATGCGGCGCAC ATGTCTCCGCCATCGAGCCACagcctgctgctgcctccgCAGCCAGGAAGCCGTCAGCAGGCGCCGTCCGGTCCGCCAGGCATCGGGAGCGCGAACAGCAGCGCGGGCAACAGCCTGCAGGGCTCCCCAGCCACCAACTCGATGTCACAACACAAACGGAGCCAGTCCTTCAACCACCACCTGAGCTACAACCAGTACACGCACACTCAGCCTCCACCACATCTTCTGCATCCACCACAACCACCAAGTCTGCCAAGTCATCTGGGGGCGGCCGGCCACAGATCAAGTTCAGCCCAGACACCAAGCAGCAAGACAGCCCCGGGCCCAGCACCAGCCACGGACGGCAGCCCGGCGGcccagcaggcagcagcagcagcgggaaCAACGGGGGGGCCAAGCGCAAGGAAAGGAAGCACAAAGG CTAACTGGACCATCAGCTGTTTGCGTCCTACGCCGCCGCTGCGCCCCAGTTTGTTGAATACCTCCAGCGGCGGAggcggtggcagtggcggcggcagcagcagttcCTCCAACGCCCTGGCCAGCTACTGCAGCGGACGAAAGAACCAGCCCACCTTCGAGGAGGATGCCCTGGTGCTGCGCGTCTTCGAGGCCTACTGCGCCGCCTACCAGAACAGCGCCAGGAACACCATACACTCGG GCCTTGAGAACGAGGACATGACACCGACGTTGCGCCAGCTCTGGACCGCCATCCGCCAGATGCAGCAGGACATGTCCCAGATCAAGCTGCAGATCAACGAGGAGCGGGCCCTGCGCGCCGacctccagcagctgctcaTGCAGCACCTGGAGACGAGCAGCGTGAGCAGCGGGGCCAACACCCCCAAGTGTTGA